A region from the Deltaproteobacteria bacterium genome encodes:
- a CDS encoding NADH-quinone oxidoreductase subunit A yields MLLSYLPVLFIVALAGMMAMGALAANAVLAPRNPYGAKLTPWECGMEPIGEADKGHFRIHFFIIAILFIIFDVETLFLFPWAVILNDASLAVFVFVEMFIFIFILAVGLVYAWVKGALEWV; encoded by the coding sequence ATGCTCCTTTCGTACTTGCCGGTACTCTTCATAGTGGCCCTTGCGGGCATGATGGCCATGGGAGCGCTCGCGGCCAACGCCGTGCTCGCACCGCGCAATCCTTACGGAGCGAAGCTCACCCCCTGGGAGTGCGGCATGGAGCCCATCGGAGAGGCCGACAAGGGGCACTTCAGGATCCACTTCTTCATCATAGCCATACTCTTTATCATCTTCGACGTGGAAACGCTCTTCCTCTTTCCATGGGCCGTCATCCTGAACGACGCGTCCCTGGCCGTCTTCGTCTTCGTCGAGATGTTCATATTCATCTTCATCCTCGCCGTCGGGCTCGTGTACGCATGGGTCAAGGGGGCCCTCGAGTGGGTATGA
- a CDS encoding metal-dependent hydrolase, giving the protein MRKRSDMEGELKVPREKTVTDYHVHSLVFGGASSLAGVRGLFLKRLLRRLGVPARAADLEAAYHARLSHLVRRSIFVRRAVVFGLDGRYDSGGRPVEVRSLLTIPNERVLANIAGLEGLCFGASINPARADAADELERCAAAGAVIVKVLPNTQGFDPARRRYRPFYRRMAELGLPLLVHSGMEFVLGAADQSLGDPARLETALAEGVAVIAAHGGGTGLGPFEHNLPVLRRLARRYDNFFIDTAALTLPTRMAMVFLLRRHPLLRGRVVFGTDLPLPQLAAPFVFSLAPRRLLEIRRIENPFDRALALMVGLGLPPAGQAPLEALVKRA; this is encoded by the coding sequence TTGCGCAAGCGCTCTGACATGGAAGGGGAGCTGAAGGTTCCCCGCGAGAAGACCGTCACCGACTACCACGTCCACTCGCTCGTCTTCGGCGGCGCGTCGTCGCTTGCCGGTGTGCGGGGTCTTTTCCTCAAGCGGCTCTTGCGGCGGCTCGGCGTGCCGGCCCGCGCAGCCGACCTCGAGGCGGCCTATCACGCAAGACTATCCCATCTTGTGAGGCGGTCGATCTTCGTGCGCCGCGCCGTGGTCTTCGGTCTCGACGGCCGCTACGACTCCGGGGGCAGGCCCGTGGAGGTCCGCTCTCTTCTGACGATCCCCAACGAGCGGGTCCTCGCAAACATCGCGGGACTCGAGGGCCTGTGCTTCGGCGCGTCCATAAACCCCGCCCGCGCCGACGCCGCCGACGAGCTCGAGCGCTGCGCCGCCGCCGGGGCCGTGATCGTCAAGGTCCTGCCCAACACGCAGGGCTTCGACCCGGCCCGGAGGCGCTACAGGCCCTTCTACCGTCGCATGGCCGAGCTCGGGCTGCCGCTTCTCGTCCACAGCGGCATGGAGTTCGTCCTCGGCGCCGCGGACCAGTCGCTCGGCGACCCGGCGCGCCTTGAGACGGCGCTCGCCGAGGGCGTGGCCGTCATCGCCGCGCACGGGGGCGGCACGGGGCTCGGCCCCTTTGAGCACAACCTTCCCGTCCTGCGCCGCCTTGCGCGCCGCTACGACAACTTCTTCATCGACACGGCGGCCCTTACGCTGCCCACGCGCATGGCCATGGTCTTTCTCCTGCGCCGCCACCCGCTGCTGCGCGGACGCGTCGTCTTCGGGACCGACCTGCCGCTTCCCCAGCTCGCTGCCCCTTTCGTCTTCTCGCTCGCCCCCCGAAGGCTTCTCGAGATAAGGCGGATCGAGAACCCCTTCGACCGCGCCCTCGCCCTCATGGTCGGCCTCGGGCTGCCGCCCGCGGGCCAGGCCCCGCTCGAGGCCCTTGTGAAGAGGGCTTGA
- a CDS encoding acyltransferase: MRAGFVQTSPRFGDVDRNVEDALRRIRRVEADLVVLPELFSTGYAFASGREARGLAHRVPGPVTDALCAVAAEKGLHIVAGLAERAGRRVYNSAVLVGPDGLKALYRKAHLFRDETAVFSPGDTPFEVHDIGAAKVGLMICFDWIFPEAARTLALRGAEILCHPSNLVLPYCPAAMVTRCIENRVFAVTANRVGSEERSGAGELRFIGKSQVVAPDGSVLVRASSTRPETRIVEVDPALARHKKITPVNDLFADRRRDLYE; the protein is encoded by the coding sequence GTGAGGGCGGGCTTCGTTCAGACGTCGCCGCGCTTCGGCGATGTGGACCGCAACGTGGAGGACGCCCTGCGCAGGATACGCAGGGTCGAGGCCGACCTCGTAGTCCTCCCCGAGCTCTTCTCCACGGGCTACGCCTTCGCCTCCGGCCGCGAGGCCCGGGGCCTTGCCCACAGGGTGCCGGGACCGGTGACCGACGCGCTTTGCGCCGTGGCCGCCGAAAAGGGGCTGCACATCGTGGCGGGACTCGCCGAGCGGGCCGGACGCAGGGTCTACAACTCGGCGGTGCTCGTCGGCCCCGACGGCCTCAAGGCCCTCTACAGAAAGGCCCACCTCTTCCGGGACGAGACCGCCGTCTTCTCGCCAGGCGACACGCCCTTCGAGGTCCACGACATCGGCGCCGCAAAGGTGGGACTCATGATCTGCTTCGACTGGATATTCCCCGAGGCCGCCCGCACGCTGGCCCTCAGGGGCGCCGAGATCCTCTGCCACCCCTCCAACCTCGTCCTTCCCTACTGTCCCGCCGCCATGGTGACGCGCTGCATCGAAAACCGCGTCTTCGCCGTCACGGCCAACAGGGTCGGAAGCGAGGAGAGGAGCGGCGCCGGAGAGCTCCGCTTCATCGGCAAGAGCCAGGTCGTGGCCCCCGACGGCTCGGTGCTCGTGCGCGCATCGTCCACGCGCCCCGAGACCCGCATCGTCGAGGTGGACCCGGCCCTTGCGCGCCACAAGAAGATAACGCCCGTAAACGACCTCTTCGCCGACAGGAGGCGCGACCTCTACGAGTGA